Proteins from a genomic interval of Parvivirga hydrogeniphila:
- a CDS encoding deoxycytidylate deaminase: protein MTRPSWDEYFMSIAQHVAERSTCLRRHTGAVLVKDKRILSTGYNGAPSGLAHCEQAGCLRERLSVPSGSNHELCRGIHAEQNAVVQAARHGIAIDGSTLYSTHQPCVLCAKILVNAGVTEIVYAEPYPDALAEELLDKSGIVVRPYGEGRP from the coding sequence GTGACGCGCCCGTCGTGGGACGAGTACTTCATGTCGATCGCCCAGCACGTCGCCGAGCGTTCGACGTGCCTGCGGCGGCACACAGGAGCGGTGCTCGTCAAGGACAAACGCATCCTGTCGACGGGGTACAACGGAGCTCCCTCAGGGCTCGCCCACTGCGAACAGGCCGGGTGCCTCCGGGAACGGCTTTCCGTTCCGTCGGGAAGCAACCACGAGCTCTGCCGCGGTATCCACGCTGAGCAGAACGCAGTCGTCCAGGCCGCTCGCCACGGCATCGCCATCGACGGCTCGACGCTGTACAGCACGCACCAGCCGTGCGTTCTGTGCGCGAAGATCTTGGTGAATGCGGGAGTGACGGAGATCGTCTACGCGGAGCCGTATCCTGATGCGCTCGCCGAGGAGCTGCTCGATAAGAGCGGGATCGTCGTCAGGCCGTACGGAGAGGGGCGTCCGTGA
- the fabZ gene encoding 3-hydroxyacyl-ACP dehydratase FabZ, which yields MLTREEIACILPHRDPFLLVDRAEDVVPGESATGYLDVCEDAFWVPGHFPGYAVMPGVLIVEAMAQVGALALLSLPENRGRIALFAGIDGVRFKRQVRPGDTLRMEVRITRSRGALGFGEARAYVGEELACSGKLMFAIKS from the coding sequence GTGCTCACGCGTGAAGAGATCGCCTGCATCCTACCGCACAGGGACCCGTTCTTGCTCGTCGATCGTGCCGAGGACGTCGTGCCGGGCGAGAGCGCGACCGGGTACCTCGACGTGTGCGAGGACGCCTTCTGGGTGCCGGGGCACTTCCCCGGGTACGCGGTGATGCCCGGTGTGCTCATCGTCGAGGCGATGGCGCAGGTCGGTGCTCTGGCGCTGCTCTCGCTGCCGGAGAACCGCGGCCGGATCGCGCTGTTCGCAGGCATCGACGGCGTGCGCTTCAAGCGCCAGGTGCGCCCCGGCGACACGCTCCGCATGGAGGTCCGCATCACGAGGTCGCGCGGAGCGCTCGGGTTCGGTGAGGCGCGCGCCTACGTCGGCGAGGAGCTCGCCTGCAGCGGCAAGCTCATGTTTGCGATAAAATCCTAA
- a CDS encoding MraY family glycosyltransferase, whose translation MSNAVVQLLLDAAVAAAVTLALTPVVRAAGLRLGIVAHPGGRHVHRGVIPRIGGVAMFFGIVAGVLLQLAGERFFGWHRVLAASPRQVLAIAAGAVVMFVVGVVDDVIEMNPGAKFLGQIVAALVVALGGLRIGYVGNPFAGGVIVLGALSVPLTVLWIVSFANVINLIDGLDGLAAGVSAIAGLSLFALAVQGNTLVAALLAGALVGACVGFLRYNFHPASVFMGDSGALTLGYMLACISLLGVMKSLAAIALVVPIVIVGVPVFDTFSAIVRRKISGKPIQAADKGHIHHRLLHRGFSHTQTVLIIYVWSAALAIGGYAVRWAPPQYRFVTLIVLAALSGSMARWLGLFEVVQHDDEVER comes from the coding sequence GTGAGCAACGCGGTGGTCCAGCTGCTGCTCGACGCTGCGGTCGCCGCGGCCGTCACGCTTGCGCTCACGCCGGTAGTGCGTGCCGCGGGCCTCCGCCTCGGCATCGTGGCACACCCGGGCGGCAGGCACGTGCACAGGGGCGTGATCCCTCGCATCGGCGGCGTGGCGATGTTCTTCGGCATCGTCGCCGGAGTGCTGCTGCAGCTTGCGGGCGAGCGCTTCTTCGGGTGGCATCGCGTGCTCGCGGCGTCCCCCCGGCAGGTGCTCGCGATCGCTGCAGGCGCTGTCGTGATGTTCGTGGTCGGGGTGGTGGACGACGTCATCGAGATGAATCCAGGAGCGAAGTTCCTCGGACAGATCGTCGCCGCCCTCGTCGTCGCGCTGGGCGGGCTGCGCATCGGCTACGTAGGAAACCCGTTCGCGGGCGGGGTCATCGTGCTCGGCGCCCTTTCGGTGCCGCTCACGGTGCTCTGGATCGTGAGCTTCGCGAACGTCATCAACCTCATCGACGGTCTCGACGGGTTGGCGGCGGGCGTGTCGGCGATAGCCGGTCTGTCGCTGTTCGCGCTTGCAGTGCAAGGCAACACGCTGGTCGCAGCGCTGCTCGCAGGGGCTCTGGTCGGGGCATGCGTCGGCTTCCTGCGGTACAACTTCCATCCGGCGAGCGTGTTCATGGGCGACTCCGGAGCGCTCACGCTCGGCTATATGCTGGCGTGCATATCGCTCTTGGGCGTGATGAAGTCGCTCGCGGCCATCGCGCTCGTGGTGCCCATCGTCATCGTAGGGGTGCCGGTGTTCGACACCTTCTCGGCGATCGTCCGGCGGAAGATCAGCGGCAAGCCGATCCAAGCAGCCGACAAGGGCCACATCCACCACCGGCTCCTGCACCGGGGCTTCAGCCACACGCAGACCGTGCTCATCATCTACGTGTGGTCTGCAGCGCTTGCGATCGGCGGCTATGCGGTGCGCTGGGCGCCGCCGCAGTATCGCTTCGTGACGCTCATCGTGCTTGCCGCGCTGTCGGGCTCCATGGCGCGCTGGCTCGGCCTTTTCGAGGTCGTCCAGCACGATGATGAGGTGGAGCGGTAG
- the atpA gene encoding F0F1 ATP synthase subunit alpha, which translates to MVEISASRIDEVLKAQLASFKPSVDVREVGTVIQVGDGIARVEGLKGAMAGELLEFVSSSTGRVVMGMALNLDRDEIGAVLMGETSLIKENDTVRTTGRIIEVPSGRGFLGRIVNPLGEPLDGKGPIEAEGYRPVEFKAPGVIERKGVHEPLQTGIMAIDAMIPIGRGQRELIIGDRQTGKTAVAIDTIINQKGKDVICVYVAIGQKASTVAGVVETLEAYGAMEYTIVVAANASDPAPLQYIAPLAGCAMGEYFMYTGKDGKPASAENPGRHVLCVYDDLSKQAVAYRQMSLTLRRPPGREAYPGDIFYLHSRLLERAVKLNDANGAGSLTALPIIETQAGDVSAYIPTNVISITDGQIFLQTDLFYQGVRPAINVGISVSRVGGNAQIKAMKQVAGSLRLDLAQYRELQAFAQFGSDLDKATQATLARGSRLVELLKQGRYVPMAVEDQVMAIFAGTKGYLDRVEVSDVLRFRAEFLQFVHSAYPEIPQAIAAEKVISDATAEKLSAALEEFTAQFTGVQES; encoded by the coding sequence GTGGTCGAGATCAGTGCATCACGCATCGACGAGGTCTTGAAGGCGCAGCTCGCCTCCTTCAAGCCGTCTGTCGACGTTCGCGAGGTGGGAACGGTCATCCAGGTCGGCGACGGCATCGCGCGCGTCGAGGGACTGAAAGGCGCGATGGCCGGCGAGCTGCTCGAGTTCGTGTCGAGCAGCACCGGTCGCGTCGTCATGGGCATGGCGCTCAACCTCGACCGTGACGAGATCGGCGCCGTGCTGATGGGCGAGACCTCGCTCATCAAGGAAAACGACACGGTCCGCACGACGGGCCGTATCATCGAGGTCCCGTCGGGGCGCGGCTTCTTGGGCCGCATCGTGAATCCGCTGGGCGAACCGCTCGACGGCAAAGGCCCCATCGAGGCCGAAGGGTACCGCCCCGTGGAGTTCAAGGCGCCGGGTGTCATCGAGCGCAAGGGCGTGCACGAGCCCTTGCAGACAGGCATCATGGCTATCGACGCGATGATCCCGATCGGCCGTGGACAGCGCGAACTCATCATCGGTGACCGTCAGACGGGCAAGACCGCCGTCGCTATCGACACGATCATCAACCAGAAAGGCAAGGACGTCATCTGCGTCTACGTGGCGATCGGCCAGAAGGCCTCGACTGTCGCCGGCGTCGTGGAGACGCTCGAGGCGTACGGCGCCATGGAGTACACGATCGTCGTTGCGGCGAACGCGTCCGACCCAGCACCGCTCCAGTACATCGCGCCGCTCGCGGGTTGCGCGATGGGCGAGTACTTCATGTACACGGGCAAGGACGGCAAGCCGGCAAGTGCCGAGAACCCCGGACGGCACGTGCTGTGCGTGTACGACGACCTGTCCAAGCAGGCCGTTGCGTACCGCCAGATGTCGCTCACGCTCCGCCGTCCTCCGGGACGCGAGGCGTATCCGGGCGACATCTTCTACCTGCACAGCCGGCTGCTCGAGCGCGCGGTGAAGCTGAACGACGCCAACGGCGCTGGCTCGCTGACGGCCCTGCCGATCATCGAGACCCAGGCCGGCGACGTATCGGCCTACATCCCGACGAACGTCATCTCCATCACCGACGGCCAGATCTTCTTGCAGACGGACCTGTTCTACCAGGGCGTCAGACCTGCCATCAACGTCGGCATCTCGGTGTCGCGCGTCGGCGGCAACGCGCAGATCAAGGCCATGAAGCAGGTCGCCGGCTCGCTTCGTCTCGACCTTGCGCAGTACCGAGAGCTCCAGGCGTTCGCGCAGTTCGGATCGGACCTCGACAAGGCCACGCAGGCGACGCTCGCTCGCGGTTCGCGCCTGGTGGAGCTGCTCAAGCAGGGCCGCTACGTGCCCATGGCCGTCGAGGACCAGGTCATGGCGATCTTCGCCGGCACGAAGGGCTACCTCGACCGCGTCGAGGTGAGCGACGTGCTGCGGTTCCGCGCAGAGTTCCTGCAGTTCGTGCACAGCGCGTATCCCGAGATCCCGCAGGCCATCGCTGCCGAGAAAGTCATCTCCGATGCGACCGCTGAGAAGCTGTCGGCGGCCCTCGAGGAGTTCACCGCGCAGTTCACCGGCGTGCAGGAGAGCTAG
- the atpC gene encoding ATP synthase F1 subunit epsilon produces MAKTLLCEIVTPERILYTNEVEMVIAPTPDGEIGVLPLHAPLVTLVAPGELRVRYNDGKDVEWFAVSGGYLQVHEDKVIVLADDAAISSQIDVERARRAKALIEERMRELKERPADVAEEIASCVADLEWCEVQIRVAERRA; encoded by the coding sequence ATGGCCAAGACCCTCCTGTGCGAGATCGTCACGCCGGAGCGCATCCTGTACACCAACGAGGTGGAGATGGTGATCGCTCCGACTCCGGACGGCGAGATCGGTGTCCTGCCGCTGCACGCGCCGCTGGTCACCCTGGTTGCCCCGGGCGAGCTGCGCGTTCGGTACAACGATGGCAAGGACGTGGAGTGGTTCGCGGTGTCCGGAGGCTACCTGCAGGTGCACGAGGACAAGGTCATCGTGCTCGCCGACGACGCTGCCATCTCGTCGCAGATCGACGTGGAGCGCGCACGCCGCGCCAAAGCGTTGATCGAGGAGCGGATGAGAGAGCTCAAAGAGCGGCCCGCGGACGTCGCAGAGGAGATCGCGTCGTGCGTCGCCGACCTCGAGTGGTGCGAGGTCCAGATCAGAGTCGCTGAACGACGAGCGTGA
- the atpH gene encoding ATP synthase F1 subunit delta, giving the protein MSASESVSTYARALYDLAAVSDAFDAVDEGLKAVVKAVRGNVDLREAFLDAGVPAEKKREIVRAIFGDAVVPEVVAIAGLMVERGLTDLLGQVSSEYERLLEEKRGVVVAEVTTAVPLSDALRARLVEKLAAATGRTVSLREHVDPAIVGGIVIKVAGRVLDGSVTTQLRELRQVLSTARQGGDA; this is encoded by the coding sequence ATGAGCGCTAGCGAGTCGGTCAGCACCTACGCGCGGGCCCTGTACGACCTCGCTGCGGTGTCTGACGCGTTCGACGCCGTGGATGAAGGTCTCAAGGCGGTCGTGAAGGCCGTGCGTGGCAACGTCGATTTGCGCGAGGCGTTCCTCGACGCCGGCGTTCCGGCGGAGAAGAAGCGCGAGATCGTGCGCGCCATCTTCGGCGACGCTGTCGTGCCCGAGGTGGTGGCCATTGCGGGCCTCATGGTCGAGCGTGGCCTCACCGACCTGCTCGGTCAGGTGTCGAGCGAGTACGAGCGCCTCTTGGAAGAGAAGCGCGGTGTTGTCGTCGCAGAGGTGACCACGGCTGTGCCGCTTTCGGACGCCCTGCGCGCCCGGCTCGTCGAGAAGCTTGCGGCCGCCACGGGCCGTACGGTCTCGCTTCGTGAGCACGTCGACCCGGCAATCGTCGGCGGCATCGTCATCAAGGTGGCCGGCCGCGTGCTCGACGGTAGCGTGACCACGCAGCTGCGCGAGCTCAGGCAGGTCCTTTCTACAGCACGCCAAGGAGGTGACGCATAG
- the atpF gene encoding F0F1 ATP synthase subunit B has translation MEKIIPLGVELYVNLAAFVVLFVLLWKFAFPPITKMLDERAEKIRESLEKAEDTRIEAERLLEEYRQQMAEARQEAAKIIEQGRTVAENMKAEIIAKAREEAEAEKAKALEAIKAERAAALAELQAKVAELSVAVAGKILGERLSPSEHEALIERYIAEVGSLDER, from the coding sequence GTGGAGAAGATAATCCCGCTTGGCGTAGAGCTCTACGTCAACCTCGCCGCGTTCGTCGTCCTGTTCGTGCTGCTGTGGAAGTTCGCCTTCCCGCCCATCACGAAGATGCTCGACGAGCGGGCCGAGAAGATCCGCGAGTCGCTCGAGAAGGCGGAGGACACGCGCATCGAGGCCGAGCGCCTGCTGGAGGAGTACCGGCAGCAGATGGCCGAGGCGCGCCAGGAGGCCGCCAAGATCATCGAGCAGGGCCGGACCGTGGCCGAGAACATGAAGGCAGAGATCATCGCGAAGGCCCGCGAAGAGGCCGAGGCCGAGAAGGCCAAGGCGCTCGAGGCGATCAAGGCGGAGCGCGCAGCTGCGCTCGCTGAGCTCCAGGCCAAGGTGGCCGAGCTGTCTGTCGCTGTGGCCGGCAAGATCCTCGGCGAGCGGCTCTCGCCATCGGAGCATGAGGCCCTCATCGAGCGCTACATCGCAGAGGTGGGCAGCCTGGATGAGCGCTAG
- the atpB gene encoding F0F1 ATP synthase subunit A, which produces MSAPTASADPLNAGIEKLIHELSVLPLKGEHIGIAESYNPARFTLTNYTFWMLIALALTVLFFVVASRKPKLVPSGIYNVAEAGVAFVRDNLCAEVMGPEGRKYFPFVGTVFFFVLFNNLLGNVPPALPGTGTLGTTFMWGLIVFTVYNGIGIKKNGLFRYIKSFIPSGTPGWLAPFIFVLEIISHFLRPITLGIRLYANMYAGHIMLGVFAIFMAIAIEHVAATSFVVLPLSFLMQVVLRGFELFVAVLQAYIFAILTAVYINGALHASEH; this is translated from the coding sequence GTGTCAGCGCCAACCGCATCGGCAGACCCGTTGAACGCAGGCATCGAGAAGCTCATCCACGAGCTGTCGGTCCTGCCGCTCAAAGGCGAGCACATCGGCATCGCCGAGAGCTACAACCCCGCTCGCTTCACTTTGACGAACTACACCTTCTGGATGCTCATCGCTTTGGCGCTGACGGTCCTGTTCTTCGTCGTCGCGTCCCGAAAGCCGAAGTTGGTGCCGAGCGGCATCTACAATGTCGCGGAAGCGGGCGTCGCGTTCGTGCGCGACAACCTGTGCGCTGAAGTGATGGGGCCGGAGGGTCGGAAGTACTTCCCCTTCGTGGGAACGGTGTTCTTCTTCGTGCTGTTCAACAACCTCCTCGGCAATGTCCCTCCCGCGCTGCCGGGGACCGGCACGCTCGGAACCACGTTCATGTGGGGTTTGATCGTGTTCACGGTGTACAACGGCATCGGCATCAAGAAGAACGGCCTGTTCCGCTACATAAAGAGCTTCATCCCGTCAGGGACTCCAGGGTGGCTTGCTCCCTTCATCTTCGTGTTGGAGATCATCTCGCACTTCTTGCGCCCGATCACGCTGGGCATCCGTCTGTACGCCAACATGTACGCTGGCCACATCATGCTCGGCGTGTTCGCGATCTTCATGGCCATCGCGATCGAGCACGTTGCTGCCACGAGCTTCGTGGTGCTGCCGCTGTCGTTCTTGATGCAGGTCGTGCTGCGCGGTTTCGAGCTGTTCGTGGCCGTGCTGCAGGCGTACATCTTCGCCATCCTGACGGCCGTCTACATCAACGGCGCGCTGCACGCGTCGGAGCACTAA
- the atpG gene encoding ATP synthase F1 subunit gamma, protein MPNLRDIKRRISSVQSTRQITRTMEMVATAKIKKAQERIESARPYALSMMEVLGNVARYVQGATHPLLEEHPEQKRIAIISLTSDRGLCGAFNANILRLTEELMRKAASEGAEADVIAVGKKALSYLKYRGVQPVAEYRDISDKPTYAHARDIAARIIAAYSEGRIDAAYVVFNRFKNVAEQKAEVHQLLPIERKVVDVDEEPLGPRPEYLFEPSPAAVLEKLLPTYVETLVYRALLESAASEQGARRVAMKSATDNAGEIITTLTRSYNRARQASITNEIAEIVGGAAALEES, encoded by the coding sequence ATGCCGAACCTTCGCGACATCAAGCGGCGCATCTCCTCGGTGCAGAGCACGAGGCAGATCACGCGCACCATGGAGATGGTCGCGACCGCCAAGATCAAGAAGGCCCAGGAGCGCATCGAGTCTGCGCGTCCCTACGCGCTCTCGATGATGGAGGTCCTCGGCAACGTCGCGCGGTACGTGCAGGGAGCGACGCATCCGCTGCTCGAAGAGCATCCCGAGCAGAAGCGCATCGCGATCATCTCGCTCACGTCCGACCGCGGCTTGTGCGGGGCGTTCAACGCGAACATCCTCCGTCTGACGGAAGAGCTGATGCGCAAGGCCGCTTCAGAAGGCGCCGAAGCGGACGTCATCGCCGTTGGCAAGAAGGCGTTGAGCTACCTGAAGTACCGCGGGGTGCAGCCGGTAGCCGAGTACCGCGACATCTCGGACAAGCCGACATACGCCCACGCGCGGGACATCGCAGCGCGGATCATCGCGGCGTACTCGGAAGGCCGTATCGACGCCGCCTACGTGGTGTTCAACCGGTTCAAGAACGTGGCGGAGCAAAAGGCCGAGGTTCATCAGCTGCTCCCGATCGAGCGCAAAGTGGTCGACGTCGATGAGGAGCCGCTCGGGCCGAGGCCCGAATACCTCTTCGAACCGTCGCCAGCGGCCGTGCTGGAGAAGCTCCTGCCGACGTACGTCGAGACGCTCGTCTATCGGGCCTTGCTGGAGAGTGCCGCTTCCGAGCAGGGCGCGCGCCGGGTGGCGATGAAGTCGGCAACGGACAACGCGGGCGAGATCATCACGACGCTCACGCGCAGCTACAACCGTGCGCGTCAGGCGTCGATCACCAACGAGATCGCCGAGATCGTCGGCGGCGCAGCCGCCTTGGAGGAATCGTGA
- the murA gene encoding UDP-N-acetylglucosamine 1-carboxyvinyltransferase, which translates to MSRAIHIAGGRALRGTVTVSGAKNAVLKHMAAAILAEGVSTFHRVPRIADVEVMSEVLRRLGADVRFEGDTAFIDTTSMDSFEAPYDLVATMRASILVLGPLVARFGTARVAMPGGCNIGSRKIDLHLKGLQQLGASISSEHGYIEASAPTGLSGAHIFLDFPSVGATENLLMAAVKARGTTTIENAAREPEIQDLIALLGAMGARIEGAGTSTLVVEGVPELRPAEHTVIGDRIEAGTMLVAGALAAESLTVEGADPAHLELVLSKLADAGVPVSVDGARMTVAGPGRFAPVDVATLPYPGFPTDMQPQFMTLLSLADGDSVITENVFESRFMFADELRRMGADITIDGHRAIVRGVKRLSGAPVKAPDLRGGAALVLAGLVAEGETLVGDTYHIERGYEDLVGKLAAVGAAIEWVEAEGGDVGAHA; encoded by the coding sequence ATGTCCCGCGCGATCCACATAGCAGGCGGCAGAGCCCTTCGCGGAACAGTCACGGTGAGCGGCGCGAAGAACGCCGTCTTGAAGCACATGGCCGCTGCGATCCTGGCCGAGGGCGTGTCGACGTTCCATCGCGTCCCGCGCATCGCGGACGTCGAGGTGATGTCCGAAGTGCTTCGCAGGCTCGGGGCGGACGTGCGCTTCGAGGGCGACACGGCGTTCATCGACACGACCTCGATGGACTCGTTCGAGGCGCCGTACGACCTTGTAGCCACCATGCGCGCCTCGATCCTCGTCCTCGGGCCGCTCGTCGCGCGCTTCGGCACGGCGCGAGTCGCGATGCCGGGCGGCTGCAACATCGGCTCCCGGAAGATCGACTTGCACCTCAAAGGCCTCCAACAGCTCGGCGCCTCCATCTCGAGCGAGCACGGCTACATCGAGGCGAGCGCGCCGACAGGGCTTTCCGGAGCGCACATCTTCTTGGACTTTCCGAGCGTCGGTGCGACCGAGAATCTCCTCATGGCAGCAGTCAAAGCGCGCGGCACGACCACGATAGAGAACGCCGCTCGCGAACCGGAGATCCAGGACCTCATCGCGCTTCTTGGGGCCATGGGAGCTCGTATCGAAGGTGCAGGCACCTCGACGCTCGTCGTCGAGGGCGTGCCCGAGCTCCGCCCGGCGGAGCACACCGTGATCGGGGACCGCATCGAGGCGGGAACGATGCTGGTGGCAGGTGCGCTTGCCGCCGAGTCGTTGACGGTCGAAGGTGCGGACCCGGCGCACCTCGAGCTCGTGCTCAGCAAGCTCGCGGACGCCGGTGTGCCGGTGTCCGTGGACGGGGCGCGGATGACGGTGGCAGGCCCGGGCCGTTTCGCGCCCGTCGATGTCGCCACGCTGCCGTATCCCGGCTTTCCGACCGACATGCAGCCGCAGTTCATGACGCTGCTGTCGCTTGCCGACGGCGACAGCGTCATCACCGAGAACGTGTTCGAGAGCAGGTTCATGTTCGCCGACGAGCTCCGCAGGATGGGCGCCGACATCACGATCGACGGGCATCGGGCGATCGTTCGGGGCGTGAAGCGGCTCTCGGGGGCTCCGGTCAAGGCGCCGGACTTGCGAGGGGGTGCCGCGCTGGTGCTCGCGGGGCTTGTGGCCGAGGGGGAGACTCTGGTGGGCGACACCTACCACATCGAGCGCGGATACGAGGACCTGGTCGGGAAGCTGGCCGCGGTGGGCGCTGCCATCGAGTGGGTCGAGGCCGAGGGAGGAGACGTCGGTGCTCACGCGTGA
- the atpE gene encoding F0F1 ATP synthase subunit C yields MIGSLSVLGAGLAFGLGGIGAALGIGMIGSKTIESMARQPEMAGRLQTTMFIALGMTEAIGLLGFVLAFVLQGVK; encoded by the coding sequence GTGATCGGTTCGCTGTCAGTCTTGGGTGCAGGTCTCGCCTTCGGTCTGGGCGGCATCGGCGCCGCGCTCGGCATCGGCATGATCGGCTCGAAGACGATCGAGTCCATGGCCCGTCAGCCGGAGATGGCCGGCCGTCTGCAGACCACGATGTTCATCGCGCTCGGCATGACCGAGGCCATCGGCCTGCTCGGCTTCGTGCTCGCATTCGTCCTGCAGGGCGTCAAGTAG
- the atpD gene encoding F0F1 ATP synthase subunit beta, whose protein sequence is MNVGRVVRVIGPVIDVEFAPESIPAIYNALTVDAESPIGRIRLVAEVQQHLPGNIVRAVAMSSTDGLTRGAEVIDTGRPMMMPVGPSTLGRIWNVVGEPVDGMPMPEVEDYYPIHREAPEYEELEPKTEIFETGIKVIDLLEPYIKGGKTGLFGGAGVGKTVIIMELINNLAQEHGGTSVFTGVGERTREGTDLYNEMSESGVINKACLVYGQMNEPPGARLRVGLAGLTAAEYFRDQGQDVLLFIDNIFRFTQAGSEVSALLGRMPSAVGYQPTLATEMGELQERITSTKKGSITSVQAIYVPADDLTDPAPATAFTHLDATTVLSRSIAELGIYPAVDPLASTSRALDPEIVGEEHYRVARAVQQVLQRYKDLQDIIAILGMDELSEEDKLTVARARKIQQFLSQPFHVAEQFTGMKGKYVKLEDTIRGFDMIVKGECDELPEQAFRYKGGIEEVFEAAEQTKAAV, encoded by the coding sequence ATGAACGTCGGACGAGTCGTTCGCGTCATCGGCCCGGTCATCGACGTCGAGTTCGCGCCGGAGTCGATCCCTGCGATCTACAACGCGCTCACAGTGGACGCCGAGAGCCCGATCGGGCGCATCCGCTTGGTCGCCGAGGTGCAGCAGCACCTGCCCGGGAACATCGTGCGGGCCGTGGCGATGTCGTCGACCGACGGGCTCACTCGTGGCGCCGAGGTCATCGACACCGGCAGGCCGATGATGATGCCCGTGGGTCCTTCGACCCTCGGCCGCATCTGGAACGTCGTGGGCGAGCCGGTCGACGGCATGCCGATGCCTGAGGTGGAGGACTACTACCCCATCCACCGTGAGGCGCCGGAGTACGAGGAGCTCGAGCCGAAGACGGAGATCTTCGAGACCGGCATCAAGGTCATCGACCTCCTCGAGCCCTACATCAAGGGCGGCAAGACCGGCCTGTTCGGCGGCGCTGGCGTCGGCAAGACGGTCATCATCATGGAACTCATCAACAACCTGGCCCAAGAGCACGGCGGCACGTCCGTCTTCACGGGCGTGGGCGAGCGCACCCGCGAAGGCACCGACCTGTACAACGAGATGTCGGAGTCGGGCGTCATCAACAAAGCGTGCCTCGTGTACGGCCAGATGAACGAGCCGCCCGGCGCCCGTCTGCGCGTGGGGCTCGCCGGCCTGACTGCCGCCGAGTACTTCCGCGACCAGGGTCAAGACGTGCTCCTGTTCATCGACAACATCTTCCGGTTCACGCAGGCCGGATCCGAGGTATCGGCGCTCCTCGGCCGCATGCCGAGCGCTGTCGGATACCAGCCGACGCTCGCAACGGAGATGGGCGAGCTGCAGGAGCGCATCACCTCGACGAAGAAGGGCTCCATCACCTCGGTGCAGGCGATCTACGTCCCGGCCGACGACCTCACCGACCCGGCGCCCGCCACGGCGTTCACGCACCTGGACGCGACGACCGTTCTGTCGCGTTCGATCGCTGAGCTCGGCATCTATCCGGCCGTCGATCCGCTCGCGTCGACCTCGCGCGCGCTCGACCCTGAGATCGTCGGCGAGGAGCACTATCGCGTGGCGCGTGCGGTGCAGCAGGTGCTGCAGCGCTACAAGGACCTCCAGGACATCATCGCCATCCTGGGCATGGACGAGCTGTCGGAAGAGGACAAGCTGACCGTCGCGCGTGCCCGCAAGATCCAGCAGTTCCTCTCGCAGCCGTTCCATGTGGCCGAGCAGTTCACCGGCATGAAGGGCAAGTACGTCAAGCTCGAAGACACGATCCGCGGGTTCGACATGATCGTGAAGGGCGAGTGCGACGAACTGCCTGAGCAGGCATTCCGGTACAAGGGCGGCATCGAAGAGGTCTTCGAGGCGGCCGAGCAGACGAAAGCGGCGGTGTAG